From the genome of Pelobacter propionicus DSM 2379, one region includes:
- a CDS encoding glycosyltransferase family 2 protein — protein sequence MDFSIVVPIYNEQENIDELYGAIVGALDPVDACFEIIMVDDGSRDGSFDALKRLASGDERLKVIRFRRNFGQTAAMAAGFDAASGDIIIPMDGDLQNDPSDIPRLIAKLHEGYDVVSGWRNERKDTFITRKIPSVLANALISFFTGVHLHDYGCTLKAYRREVLDGISLYGEMHRFVPALASQVGARVTELPVRHHPRRHGVSKYGISRTVRVILDLMTVKFLLAYSTKPIQLFGKWGLYTLMAGFLSGAMTIYMKLFEHLSMNRNPLLILTAFLVFMGVQFIVLGLLGEVNARTYYEAQGKPIYVVREKINLGAE from the coding sequence GTGGATTTCAGTATTGTAGTGCCTATCTATAACGAACAGGAAAACATCGACGAACTCTATGGCGCCATCGTGGGTGCGCTGGATCCCGTCGATGCCTGCTTTGAAATCATCATGGTGGACGACGGTTCCCGGGATGGATCCTTTGATGCGCTGAAGCGTCTGGCGTCCGGGGATGAACGCCTCAAGGTGATCAGGTTTCGCCGCAACTTCGGCCAGACCGCGGCCATGGCCGCCGGTTTCGACGCAGCCAGCGGCGACATCATCATCCCCATGGATGGCGATCTGCAGAACGATCCATCGGACATACCACGTCTGATCGCAAAACTCCACGAGGGGTACGATGTGGTCTCCGGCTGGCGCAACGAACGCAAGGATACCTTCATCACCCGCAAGATTCCGTCAGTCCTGGCAAATGCCCTGATCTCGTTCTTTACCGGCGTACATCTCCACGATTACGGCTGCACCCTGAAGGCCTACCGCCGCGAGGTGCTGGACGGCATCAGCCTGTACGGCGAGATGCACCGCTTCGTGCCTGCCCTGGCGTCCCAGGTGGGGGCCAGGGTCACCGAACTTCCGGTCAGGCACCATCCCCGCCGTCACGGAGTGAGCAAATACGGTATCTCGCGCACCGTGCGGGTGATCCTGGACCTGATGACGGTCAAGTTTCTGCTGGCCTACTCCACCAAGCCGATCCAGCTGTTCGGCAAGTGGGGGCTGTACACCCTCATGGCCGGGTTTCTGAGCGGCGCCATGACCATCTACATGAAGCTGTTCGAACATCTCAGCATGAACAGAAACCCGCTGCTGATCCTGACCGCCTTCCTTGTGTTCATGGGGGTGCAGTTCATCGTGCTGGGGCTGTTGGGAGAGGTCAACGCCCGCACCTACTACGAAGCCCAGGGCAAGCCGATTTATGTGGTCAGGGAGAAGATCAACCTGGGGGCTGAGTGA
- a CDS encoding glycosyltransferase, which yields MTTFSIIIPVKPGGTVTALNALKVLEYPVELFEILVAEGTCPSRQRNLAARKARGDLLYFLDDDSRPIPDALWRCADAFSASDVAVVGGPSLTPAGDSRLQRLFGAVLSSLFGAGAMRNRYRATGLLRRTTEKELILCNLAFRRDLFLGADGFDERLYPNEENELLDRIAASGHALLHDPAMAVERSQRPTLAAFMRQMFGYGRGRAQQTLLAGPGSVVSFAPLLFVCYLLLLPLLPASPLWSLPLLAYAILVVGFTVVAAMASGVAESLLLLGLFPVMHCCNGAGLLWGFAGGRPEQPKGGQVTVRQVKGFEQEVW from the coding sequence ATGACGACATTTTCAATTATCATACCGGTAAAGCCGGGCGGGACGGTCACGGCACTGAACGCGCTCAAGGTGCTTGAGTACCCCGTGGAGCTGTTCGAGATCCTGGTGGCCGAGGGGACTTGCCCCAGTCGGCAGCGCAACCTGGCAGCCCGCAAGGCACGGGGGGATCTGCTCTACTTCCTGGATGACGACTCCCGCCCTATCCCGGATGCCCTTTGGCGCTGCGCCGACGCGTTTAGCGCATCTGACGTGGCGGTCGTGGGCGGCCCTTCCCTGACGCCGGCCGGCGACAGCCGTCTGCAACGCCTCTTCGGGGCTGTCCTCTCATCGCTTTTTGGCGCCGGCGCCATGCGCAACCGTTACCGCGCCACGGGCTTGCTGCGCCGGACAACGGAGAAGGAGCTGATCCTGTGCAACCTGGCTTTCCGTCGCGATCTGTTTCTCGGGGCTGACGGTTTCGACGAGCGGCTTTATCCCAACGAGGAGAACGAGCTTCTGGACAGGATCGCAGCCTCCGGCCATGCCCTGCTGCACGATCCGGCCATGGCGGTGGAGCGCAGCCAGCGTCCCACGCTGGCTGCCTTCATGCGCCAGATGTTTGGCTACGGCAGGGGGAGGGCGCAGCAGACCCTGCTGGCCGGGCCCGGATCAGTGGTCAGTTTCGCGCCGCTTCTCTTTGTCTGTTACCTGCTGCTGCTGCCGCTTCTGCCCGCCTCTCCGCTCTGGAGCCTACCCCTCCTTGCCTATGCCATCCTAGTGGTCGGTTTCACCGTCGTGGCGGCCATGGCCTCCGGCGTGGCGGAGAGCCTTCTGCTGCTGGGGCTCTTTCCGGTCATGCACTGCTGTAACGGCGCCGGACTCTTGTGGGGATTCGCGGGAGGAAGGCCGGAGCAGCCCAAGGGCGGCCAGGTAACGGTCAGGCAGGTAAAAGGTTTCGAGCAGGAAGTCTGGTGA
- the ccsB gene encoding c-type cytochrome biogenesis protein CcsB — protein sequence MTSSLCFNLTTLAYMVSMVVFFVYLATRNSGVGLAGSLLAYAGLGVQTVAIALRWKESYDIGYGHAPLSNLYESVVFFSWTIILIYLFIDLKYRHRVIGAFVVPFALLAMAWAQLGLNSSIEPLVPALQSNWLLYHVITCFLGYAAFAVACGVSCMYLLKARHEMSSSLDVTAGGLMGLFPPTRVLDDLNYRAIMIGFPLLTIGIITGAAWANYAWGTYWSWDPKETWSLIVWFIYAAFLHARFTKGWVGKRAAWLSIVGFCATLFCYLGVNLFLSGLHSYGAN from the coding sequence ATGACCAGTTCGCTCTGTTTCAACCTGACAACGCTTGCCTATATGGTATCCATGGTTGTGTTCTTCGTCTATCTGGCCACCAGGAACAGCGGCGTCGGCCTGGCCGGGAGCCTGCTGGCCTACGCCGGCCTGGGGGTCCAGACCGTTGCCATCGCCCTGCGCTGGAAAGAGTCCTACGACATCGGTTATGGACATGCCCCGCTTTCCAATCTCTACGAATCGGTGGTCTTCTTCTCCTGGACCATCATCCTGATCTACCTGTTCATCGATCTGAAGTACCGCCACCGCGTCATCGGCGCTTTCGTGGTTCCCTTTGCGCTGCTTGCCATGGCCTGGGCCCAGTTGGGGCTCAACAGCAGCATCGAGCCGCTGGTCCCCGCGTTGCAGAGCAACTGGCTCCTCTATCACGTGATCACCTGCTTCCTCGGCTATGCCGCCTTTGCCGTGGCGTGCGGTGTGTCCTGCATGTACCTGCTCAAGGCGCGCCATGAAATGAGCTCGTCTCTGGATGTGACGGCCGGCGGCCTGATGGGGCTCTTTCCTCCCACCCGTGTACTGGACGACTTGAACTACCGGGCCATCATGATCGGCTTCCCGCTGCTCACCATTGGCATCATAACCGGCGCCGCCTGGGCCAACTATGCCTGGGGCACCTACTGGAGCTGGGACCCCAAGGAGACCTGGTCGCTGATAGTCTGGTTTATTTATGCCGCCTTTCTGCATGCCCGTTTCACCAAGGGGTGGGTCGGCAAGCGGGCTGCCTGGCTTTCCATTGTCGGTTTCTGCGCCACCCTATTCTGCTACCTGGGGGTTAACCTGTTCCTCTCCGGCCTGCACAGCTATGGAGCGAACTGA
- the resB gene encoding cytochrome c biogenesis protein ResB — MAPSRRNPIESLWDFFCSLKLTLFLLISLALTSIIGTVLPQGLVPPEYVARISPLKLQVYSRLGFFDMYHSWWFIALLYVFSLNLICCSIRRLPHVFRFISQPALVLDDSLAAGLSLKLQVAFSTPPDVARKRLADFLGEQFATSTLTEQGGSCHLFAQKNAWSRLGVYVVHASILVIFAGAIIGSLFGDKGFVNIVEGESVGTFMSRNGRETQLGFTLRCDQFTVSTYDSGAPKEFKSILTVLENGVAVPAYTHARVIVNDPLTYKGFTFYQSSYGQADEGGEHYLTLTPRSGTGSRRLTLHEGETVSLGDGTSLKLLETTQEVRQFIPELNGPAARIEVTSRGGTPRVFEVFRNHPEINAQRGDELIFGYEGSNARMYTGLQVTKDPGVWFVWLGCGLMVVGLFFAFFMSHKRVWIVVSKGGACMYGNASKNQAAFAQQFDDLAGKLKHLNI, encoded by the coding sequence TTGGCACCTTCCCGACGCAATCCGATCGAGTCCCTGTGGGACTTTTTCTGCTCGCTCAAACTGACGCTTTTTCTGCTCATCTCCCTTGCCCTGACCTCCATTATTGGGACCGTACTTCCCCAGGGGCTGGTTCCCCCGGAATACGTGGCGCGGATCAGCCCACTCAAGCTGCAGGTCTATTCCCGTCTCGGCTTCTTCGACATGTACCACTCCTGGTGGTTCATCGCTCTTCTGTACGTCTTCAGCCTGAACCTGATCTGCTGCTCCATCAGGCGCCTGCCCCACGTCTTCAGGTTTATCAGCCAGCCGGCCCTGGTTCTGGACGACTCACTGGCTGCCGGCCTTTCCCTGAAACTGCAGGTGGCGTTTTCCACGCCGCCGGATGTGGCCCGCAAACGGCTGGCCGATTTCCTGGGGGAGCAGTTTGCCACCTCGACACTGACCGAGCAGGGGGGAAGCTGCCACCTGTTTGCCCAGAAGAATGCCTGGAGCCGACTGGGGGTCTATGTCGTCCATGCCAGCATCCTGGTGATCTTCGCGGGCGCCATCATCGGGTCGCTGTTCGGTGACAAGGGCTTCGTGAACATCGTCGAGGGGGAGAGCGTCGGCACGTTCATGTCCCGCAACGGCAGGGAGACCCAGCTCGGCTTCACCCTGCGCTGCGATCAGTTTACCGTGTCAACCTACGACTCCGGTGCTCCGAAGGAGTTCAAGAGCATTCTGACGGTGCTGGAAAACGGTGTGGCGGTTCCCGCCTACACCCATGCACGGGTGATTGTCAACGATCCCCTGACCTACAAGGGATTTACCTTCTACCAGTCCAGCTACGGCCAGGCCGACGAGGGGGGCGAGCACTACCTTACGCTCACCCCGCGGAGCGGGACGGGAAGCAGGCGCCTGACCCTCCACGAGGGGGAGACGGTTTCCCTGGGTGATGGAACATCCCTGAAACTCCTGGAAACCACCCAGGAGGTGCGGCAATTTATTCCGGAGCTGAACGGACCCGCGGCAAGGATCGAGGTGACGAGCCGGGGCGGGACGCCGCGTGTGTTCGAGGTGTTCAGGAATCATCCCGAGATCAATGCCCAGCGTGGCGATGAGCTGATATTCGGTTACGAGGGGAGCAATGCCCGCATGTACACCGGGCTGCAGGTGACGAAGGACCCTGGCGTCTGGTTCGTCTGGCTGGGATGCGGGTTGATGGTTGTCGGTCTCTTTTTCGCTTTTTTCATGTCCCACAAGCGGGTCTGGATCGTCGTCTCCAAGGGAGGCGCCTGCATGTACGGCAACGCCAGCAAGAACCAGGCGGCATTTGCCCAGCAGTTCGATGATCTGGCTGGAAAGCTGAAGCACCTGAATATCTGA
- the purE gene encoding 5-(carboxyamino)imidazole ribonucleotide mutase, with product MHVNPQVLIIMGSNSDLPVMQEAADLLGQFDVPCEMRVSSAHRSPVKTAKLAAEAGERGVKVIIAGAGMAAHLAGVIASETILPVIGVPVGGGALSGVDALYSTVQMPGGIPVATMAIGKAGAKNAGVLAVQILALSDERLAQALRDYRREMALDVERRDADLQALRAVDEAH from the coding sequence ATGCATGTCAATCCACAGGTTCTGATTATCATGGGGAGTAATTCGGATCTGCCGGTAATGCAGGAGGCGGCGGACCTTTTGGGGCAGTTCGATGTTCCCTGCGAGATGAGGGTCTCGTCGGCTCACCGTTCTCCCGTCAAGACGGCAAAGCTGGCCGCTGAGGCCGGCGAACGGGGAGTCAAGGTTATCATCGCCGGGGCCGGCATGGCCGCCCATCTGGCCGGTGTGATCGCGTCCGAGACGATCCTGCCGGTGATCGGGGTTCCGGTGGGGGGAGGCGCCCTGAGCGGCGTCGATGCATTGTACTCCACGGTACAGATGCCGGGTGGCATTCCGGTGGCAACCATGGCCATCGGCAAGGCCGGGGCGAAGAACGCCGGTGTCCTGGCCGTACAGATACTGGCCCTCTCTGACGAGCGTCTGGCTCAGGCTCTGCGGGATTACCGCCGGGAGATGGCCCTGGACGTTGAACGACGTGACGCCGATCTGCAGGCTCTCAGGGCGGTTGACGAAGCGCACTGA
- a CDS encoding methyl-accepting chemotaxis protein, giving the protein MGFLGFGKKQLAGSGVIALQSSGSALAGDVAKIRISPTFVSAYVSPHIDIDRVARDLTSRFPGVPMMICSTAGELHADAGRLYCSTGNRWDRVVVHCFDASLIASAQVVSVPLACEDLRRGNVEMSLKDRVERISASIAGLKVDMEIDYRNTLAYVLFDGLSASESFFMEALYESGRFPCLFVGGSAGGTFDFRTTWLHDGKRKLENHALVAFVKMAPGVRFGVLKSQNFEPAGSSFNVLSASVEQRYVTQVVDRQGHISSLVEALCTALKCSPANLEAQLAGYSFAIMVGKELFVRSISKLDIANNRVHFFCDIASGEELLLVRRTGLVSNTQKDFSRFMQGKPGNPVAGILNDCILRRLNNERELSEMGRVMPEGAVAGFSTFGEILGLNLNQTLTAIFFFRVPAGTAFRDEYVDNFVAHYGEFKAFFLRRQVSKLSGLSQVMMKQINDFRGQHFESRLDASGLEPAMAQLFTGLNDLGQALNEANAQQDAMACQLEACANDLYGSVDDLASHIEQQVQAIHQVGENVTGLTGKATASATSARGLADASSRIQSVVEIIQQIADQTNLLALNAAIEAARAGDSGRGFAVVADEVRKLAEKSRTSAMEIGSNISHLASEISAVANEIESQSSDVGRLSSLLAVIEESSARTTETAGHTKGVADTLKNLTTAAHA; this is encoded by the coding sequence ATGGGTTTTCTGGGTTTTGGAAAGAAGCAGCTCGCCGGTTCGGGTGTTATCGCTCTCCAGAGCAGCGGCTCTGCTCTGGCGGGCGATGTGGCCAAGATTCGTATCTCTCCCACGTTCGTCAGCGCCTACGTCTCACCCCACATCGACATCGACCGGGTTGCCAGGGATTTGACCTCCCGCTTTCCCGGCGTGCCCATGATGATCTGCAGTACCGCCGGCGAGCTGCACGCCGACGCCGGGCGGCTGTACTGCTCCACCGGCAATCGCTGGGATCGGGTGGTGGTGCACTGCTTCGACGCGTCCCTCATAGCGTCCGCCCAGGTGGTCAGCGTTCCCCTGGCGTGCGAAGACCTGCGCCGCGGCAACGTTGAAATGTCCCTCAAGGACCGCGTGGAACGCATTTCCGCCTCCATCGCCGGGCTCAAGGTGGACATGGAGATCGACTACCGCAATACACTGGCCTACGTGCTCTTCGACGGACTCTCCGCCTCAGAATCCTTCTTCATGGAAGCACTGTACGAATCGGGCCGTTTTCCCTGCCTGTTCGTGGGGGGATCGGCCGGTGGCACCTTTGATTTCCGCACTACCTGGCTGCATGACGGCAAGCGCAAGCTGGAGAACCATGCCCTGGTCGCCTTTGTCAAGATGGCGCCAGGCGTGCGTTTCGGGGTCCTGAAGAGCCAGAATTTCGAGCCTGCCGGCAGCAGCTTCAACGTTCTCTCCGCGTCGGTGGAGCAGCGTTACGTGACTCAGGTGGTTGACCGCCAGGGGCACATCAGCTCCCTTGTGGAGGCGCTCTGCACTGCCCTGAAGTGTTCTCCCGCCAACCTTGAGGCCCAGTTGGCCGGGTACTCCTTTGCCATCATGGTTGGCAAGGAGCTGTTCGTGCGCTCCATCTCCAAGCTGGACATTGCCAATAACAGGGTGCATTTCTTCTGTGATATCGCCTCGGGCGAGGAACTGCTGCTGGTACGCAGGACAGGGCTGGTCAGTAACACGCAGAAGGACTTCAGCCGCTTCATGCAGGGAAAGCCGGGGAACCCGGTGGCCGGCATTCTCAACGACTGCATCCTGCGCCGGCTGAACAACGAGCGCGAACTCTCCGAAATGGGGCGGGTCATGCCGGAAGGAGCGGTGGCCGGCTTTTCCACCTTCGGCGAAATCCTTGGGCTGAACCTGAATCAGACCCTGACCGCCATCTTCTTCTTCCGGGTGCCGGCCGGTACAGCGTTCCGGGACGAGTACGTGGACAACTTCGTCGCCCATTACGGTGAATTCAAGGCCTTCTTCCTGCGGCGACAGGTTTCCAAGCTGAGCGGCCTGTCCCAGGTCATGATGAAACAGATCAACGACTTCCGGGGACAGCACTTCGAGAGCCGTTTGGACGCATCCGGCTTGGAGCCGGCCATGGCCCAGCTGTTCACCGGCCTGAACGACCTGGGCCAGGCCCTGAACGAGGCCAACGCCCAGCAGGACGCCATGGCCTGCCAGCTGGAGGCGTGCGCCAATGACCTGTACGGCTCCGTGGATGACCTGGCCTCCCACATCGAGCAGCAGGTTCAGGCGATCCACCAGGTGGGTGAAAATGTCACCGGCCTGACCGGCAAAGCCACTGCCTCAGCCACCAGTGCGCGGGGTCTGGCCGATGCCAGCAGCCGCATCCAGAGCGTGGTGGAAATCATCCAGCAGATTGCCGACCAGACCAACCTCCTGGCTTTGAACGCGGCCATCGAGGCGGCCCGTGCCGGGGACAGCGGCCGTGGTTTCGCGGTGGTTGCCGACGAGGTGCGCAAGCTGGCTGAAAAGTCCCGCACCAGTGCCATGGAGATCGGCAGCAATATCTCCCACCTGGCTTCCGAGATCAGCGCGGTTGCCAACGAGATCGAATCCCAGTCCAGCGATGTGGGCCGCCTCTCGTCGCTTTTGGCCGTCATCGAGGAGTCCAGCGCGCGCACGACCGAGACGGCCGGCCACACAAAAGGGGTGGCCGACACACTGAAGAATCTGACAACGGCCGCTCACGCCTGA
- the purD gene encoding phosphoribosylamine--glycine ligase, with protein sequence MKILVVGGGGREHALVWKIAQSPLVKKVYCAPGNPGTAGLAENLPIRADEVGKLLEFAWNEGIDLTVVGPEQPLSLGIVDTFENHDLKIFGPHQQAALIEGSKAFSKDLMRKYNVPTAAYGVFSDIGEAEAFIDRTGLPIVIKADGLAAGKGVIIAQTRQEAVDTVTDMLSGNAFGSAGSRVVIEEFLTGEEASFLAITDGKNIIPLASAQDHKAIFDGDQGPNTGGMGAYSPAPVVTREIHEIAMRDVLRPTVDGMAAEGRPYRGVLYAGLMVKDGKVKTLEFNARFGDPECQPLLMRMKSDIVPLLLAAASGDISGMDIEWHDRAAVCVVMAAEGYPGEYRKGDAISGLADAAKLDDVYVFHAGTAQDGGRCVTNGGRVLGVTAMDDTVEQAIARAYQAASVISWPGVQFRTDIGRKAIGR encoded by the coding sequence ATGAAAATACTCGTTGTCGGCGGCGGCGGCCGCGAACATGCGCTGGTCTGGAAAATCGCCCAGTCCCCCCTGGTGAAGAAGGTCTACTGCGCCCCGGGAAATCCGGGCACGGCCGGATTGGCCGAGAATCTCCCCATCCGGGCGGATGAGGTGGGCAAGTTGCTGGAATTCGCCTGGAACGAAGGCATCGACCTGACCGTGGTCGGGCCGGAGCAACCGCTCTCCCTGGGGATCGTGGATACGTTCGAGAATCACGACCTGAAAATTTTCGGACCGCATCAGCAGGCGGCGCTGATAGAGGGGAGCAAGGCCTTTTCCAAGGACCTGATGCGGAAGTACAACGTACCCACCGCCGCCTACGGCGTGTTCAGCGACATCGGGGAGGCCGAGGCGTTCATCGACCGTACCGGCCTGCCCATCGTCATCAAGGCCGACGGCCTGGCTGCCGGCAAGGGGGTCATCATCGCCCAGACCCGCCAGGAGGCGGTGGACACCGTCACAGACATGCTCAGCGGCAACGCCTTCGGCAGCGCCGGCTCCCGCGTGGTGATCGAGGAGTTTCTCACCGGAGAGGAGGCCTCGTTCCTGGCCATTACCGATGGCAAAAACATCATCCCCCTGGCCAGCGCCCAGGATCACAAGGCGATTTTCGACGGCGACCAGGGACCGAACACCGGCGGCATGGGCGCCTATTCCCCGGCACCGGTGGTGACGCGGGAAATCCACGAGATAGCCATGCGTGACGTGCTGCGCCCCACGGTGGACGGCATGGCGGCCGAAGGGCGTCCCTACCGCGGCGTGCTCTACGCCGGCCTGATGGTCAAGGACGGCAAGGTCAAGACCCTGGAGTTCAACGCCCGTTTCGGCGACCCGGAGTGCCAGCCGCTCTTGATGCGCATGAAGTCGGATATCGTGCCGCTGCTTTTGGCTGCCGCCTCGGGTGATATCTCCGGCATGGACATTGAGTGGCATGACCGGGCAGCGGTCTGCGTCGTCATGGCGGCCGAAGGCTACCCGGGCGAGTATCGCAAGGGGGACGCCATCAGCGGCCTGGCAGATGCCGCGAAACTGGACGACGTGTACGTCTTCCACGCCGGAACCGCCCAGGATGGGGGGCGCTGCGTGACCAACGGCGGACGGGTACTGGGGGTCACCGCCATGGATGATACGGTTGAACAGGCCATTGCCCGAGCCTATCAGGCGGCCAGCGTCATCTCCTGGCCCGGTGTGCAGTTCCGCACGGATATCGGCAGGAAGGCCATAGGACGCTGA
- the purH gene encoding bifunctional phosphoribosylaminoimidazolecarboxamide formyltransferase/IMP cyclohydrolase: MAKIKRALISVSNKRGIIEFSKVLAGYGVEILSTGGTAKLLRDSGVDVKDVSEFTGFPEMLDGRVKTLHPKVHGGLLGMRGNPEHVAKMREFGIENIDMVVVNLYPFEATVAKEGCLLVDAIENIDIGGPTMLRSAAKNYPDVTVLVDSVDYATIVDEMRENGGEVSAKTNFGLAVKAFQHTAAYDGAISNYLGARLGEGVDPFPPTFTFQVRKSQELRYGENPQQSAAFYVERDQHEASVATCHQIQGKELSYNNIADTDAALECVKQFTEGPTCVIVKHANPCGVAIGSSLLEAYDRAYSTDPESAFGGIIACNRELDLETARAICERQFVEVIVAPTASPEAVQVVSSKKNVRLLVYGEWPQTVVPRLDFKRVTGGLLVQSADQELFKNLQVVTKRQPTPEELIDLQFSWRVAKFVKSNAIVYGRDGMTIGVGAGQMSRVNSARIAAIKAEHAGLVVEGAVMASDAFFPFRDGIDNAASVGIRAVIQPGGSMRDAEVIAAADEHGMAMVFTGMRHFRH, translated from the coding sequence ATGGCAAAGATCAAACGGGCGCTGATCAGCGTCTCCAACAAGCGGGGCATCATCGAGTTTTCCAAGGTACTGGCCGGCTACGGCGTTGAGATACTCTCCACCGGCGGAACCGCCAAGCTGCTGCGCGATTCGGGCGTGGATGTGAAGGATGTGTCCGAATTCACCGGCTTCCCCGAGATGCTGGACGGCCGGGTCAAAACCCTGCACCCCAAGGTGCATGGCGGTCTGCTGGGCATGCGCGGTAACCCGGAGCATGTGGCCAAGATGCGGGAGTTCGGCATCGAGAACATCGACATGGTGGTGGTCAACCTCTATCCCTTCGAGGCCACCGTTGCCAAGGAAGGCTGCCTGCTGGTGGATGCCATCGAGAACATCGATATCGGCGGCCCCACCATGCTCCGCTCCGCGGCCAAGAACTACCCCGACGTTACCGTGCTGGTGGACAGCGTGGATTACGCCACGATCGTGGATGAGATGCGGGAAAACGGGGGGGAAGTGTCCGCAAAGACCAACTTCGGGCTGGCGGTCAAGGCCTTTCAGCACACAGCGGCCTATGACGGCGCCATCTCCAACTACCTGGGTGCCCGCCTGGGCGAGGGGGTGGACCCCTTTCCCCCTACCTTCACCTTCCAGGTCAGGAAGAGCCAGGAACTGCGCTACGGCGAGAACCCCCAGCAGTCGGCGGCATTCTACGTGGAGCGTGATCAGCATGAGGCGTCGGTTGCCACCTGCCACCAGATCCAGGGCAAGGAACTCTCCTACAACAATATCGCCGATACCGATGCCGCCCTGGAGTGCGTGAAGCAATTCACCGAGGGGCCGACCTGCGTCATCGTCAAGCATGCCAACCCCTGCGGCGTTGCCATCGGCTCCTCGCTCCTGGAAGCCTACGACCGGGCCTACTCCACCGACCCGGAATCTGCCTTTGGCGGTATCATTGCCTGCAACAGGGAACTGGACCTGGAGACCGCCAGGGCGATCTGCGAGCGCCAGTTCGTGGAGGTGATCGTTGCGCCCACCGCCTCGCCGGAGGCGGTGCAGGTGGTCTCCTCCAAGAAAAATGTTCGCCTGCTGGTGTACGGCGAATGGCCGCAGACGGTCGTGCCGCGCCTGGATTTCAAACGGGTCACCGGTGGACTCTTGGTGCAGAGCGCCGATCAGGAACTGTTCAAAAACCTTCAGGTGGTCACCAAACGTCAACCCACCCCCGAGGAGCTGATCGATCTCCAGTTCTCCTGGCGGGTGGCCAAGTTCGTCAAATCCAACGCCATCGTGTACGGCAGGGATGGCATGACCATCGGCGTGGGCGCTGGCCAGATGAGCCGGGTTAATTCGGCGCGCATCGCCGCCATCAAGGCCGAGCATGCCGGACTCGTGGTCGAGGGGGCGGTCATGGCCTCGGACGCCTTCTTTCCGTTCCGCGACGGCATAGACAATGCGGCGAGTGTCGGCATCCGGGCGGTGATCCAGCCGGGCGGCAGCATGCGCGACGCCGAGGTCATTGCCGCGGCGGACGAGCATGGCATGGCCATGGTCTTCACCGGCATGCGCCACTTCAGGCACTGA
- a CDS encoding ASKHA domain-containing protein — MYAVAIDLGTTTLAVSLIHTVSGKRLAVGGAMNPQRSFGSDVVSRLGAAVTSPAARREMTALIRAELLRLAQGVCGDAGVAWDLVERVAIAGNPAMQHLLLGLELNRLAFPPYLPQVSSATRLPVAELGWAGRAQAYVFPMPGGFVGGDTVAFLFGAGDEPPLPDAPSLFLDLGTNGEMALVAGETVWATSAAAGPAFEGGNLSCGMAALSGAISSVRIEHDRVRTEVIGNVLPLGICGSGVLEAITQLVQHGILEPGGRLRDSSEISSNLAGRVVSHDGENAFVIHRDAQRMLLLTQSDIRQVQLAKGAIRAGLEVLFHRAGISPSGLSSVRLTGSFGAVVRPEWLKTVGIFDASMVHTIVFTPEGALAGAERSLMRPDGFEAVERLALRFRVVPLSGTPLFERLFLRSLEFSVP; from the coding sequence ATGTACGCAGTTGCCATCGACCTGGGCACCACCACGCTTGCCGTCTCTCTGATCCATACGGTCAGTGGAAAGCGCCTTGCCGTGGGGGGCGCCATGAACCCGCAACGCAGCTTCGGCAGCGACGTGGTGTCGCGCCTGGGGGCGGCTGTTACCTCTCCCGCTGCGCGTCGGGAGATGACGGCCCTGATCCGGGCCGAACTGCTGCGTCTGGCCCAAGGGGTCTGCGGTGATGCCGGTGTGGCCTGGGATCTGGTGGAGCGGGTCGCCATTGCCGGCAACCCGGCAATGCAGCACCTGCTGCTGGGGCTTGAGCTGAACCGCCTGGCCTTTCCCCCCTATCTTCCCCAGGTCAGCTCTGCCACGCGGCTTCCTGTTGCGGAACTGGGGTGGGCGGGGCGTGCCCAAGCCTATGTCTTCCCCATGCCGGGCGGTTTCGTGGGAGGGGATACGGTGGCCTTTCTGTTCGGGGCCGGGGATGAGCCGCCCCTGCCCGATGCTCCGTCCCTGTTCCTGGACCTGGGTACCAACGGTGAGATGGCGCTGGTGGCGGGTGAGACCGTCTGGGCCACCTCGGCCGCCGCCGGGCCGGCCTTCGAGGGGGGCAACCTCTCCTGCGGCATGGCGGCCCTGAGTGGTGCCATCAGTTCGGTGCGTATCGAGCATGACCGGGTCAGGACAGAGGTGATCGGGAATGTCCTGCCCCTGGGGATCTGCGGATCCGGGGTGCTGGAGGCCATCACCCAGCTCGTGCAGCACGGAATTCTGGAGCCGGGCGGCAGGTTGCGTGACAGCAGCGAAATTTCCTCCAACCTGGCCGGCAGGGTTGTCAGCCATGACGGTGAAAACGCTTTTGTCATCCACCGCGATGCCCAACGGATGCTGCTCTTGACCCAGTCGGACATCCGCCAGGTCCAGCTGGCCAAGGGGGCCATCAGGGCCGGCCTGGAGGTGCTCTTTCATCGGGCCGGCATCTCACCCTCCGGGCTTTCGAGCGTGCGGCTGACCGGCTCCTTCGGCGCTGTCGTGCGTCCCGAATGGCTCAAAACTGTTGGAATTTTCGACGCAAGCATGGTACATACTATCGTTTTTACTCCCGAAGGCGCGCTGGCTGGTGCGGAACGGTCCCTCATGCGGCCCGATGGCTTTGAAGCCGTGGAACGACTGGCGCTCCGCTTTCGGGTCGTGCCACTGTCCGGCACGCCACTGTTCGAGCGGCTGTTCCTGCGCAGCCTGGAGTTTTCCGTCCCATGA